From a single Sander vitreus isolate 19-12246 chromosome 2, sanVit1, whole genome shotgun sequence genomic region:
- the LOC144528856 gene encoding uncharacterized protein LOC144528856: protein MTVTLLRTQVSRGRQSLSKDPHVPTFPTIVSICSDHNHNIYVADAPSHRDVGEDTKAKLNKLFEAGHCPSSALDVLKYDLSPQTLSCQSPSLSHQAAAAGFTEMCRELSAMVNSDASFTASSIAAVKAFKTIKDNSSKIMTALHMFGRSKNTSLASVRSGAIRRAARHAGPAIHAQSTAVARCPAKVTTGPDHVYSQSASQEGPNTSSPLSGTLCV from the exons ATGACTGTAACACTCCTACGCACTCAAGTGAGCAGAGGCAGGCAGAGTCT AAGCAAGGACCCTCACGTGCCTACCTTCCCCACAATCGTGTCCATTTGCAGTGACCACAACCACAACATCTATGTGGCTGATGCACCGAGCCACCGTGATGTTGGTGAGGACACAAAAGCTAAACTGAACAAGCTTTTTGAAGCAGGACACTGCCCAAGTTCAGCCTTAGATGTGCTGAAGTACGATCTATCCCCGCAGACCCTATCTTGCCAATCCCCGTCTT TGTCACATCAAGCTGCTGCAGCAGGATTTACTGAAATGTGCCGGGAGCTGTCAGCCATGGTCAACAGCGACGCATCATTTACAGCCTCCTCAATAGCTGCAGTAAAGgcctttaaaacaataaaagacaATTCGTCTAAGATCATGACAGCCTTACATATGTTTGGCCGCTCAAAAAACACCAGCTTGGCATCTGTAAGATCTGGAGCTATCCGTAGGGCAGCCAGGCATGCTGGCCCTGCTATTCATGCACAGTCAACAGCAGTGGCGAGATGTCCTGCCAAGGTAACAACAGGACCTGACCATGTTTAcagccagtcagccagtcaaGAGGGTCCGAACACAAGCTCCCCATTATCCGGCACACTCTG TGTCTAA
- the LOC144530444 gene encoding prostaglandin E2 receptor EP1 subtype-like — protein sequence MLALSHYNSSASPLFPRFSNDSGGKVEAMVAVEGLSQQGNLTLVQPTTSGVIVVILSMTLGIISNIVALFILANAYSLQRRRTKATFLLFATSLVVTDFFGHVIPGALVLRLYLYGGVHPNSSDRMCQFLGGSMVFFGLCPLFMGSAMAAERCLGVTKPLLHSSLVTKTRTKICLSVIWLAALCVAMLPCFQLGSYTYQDPGTWCFIQVLSDTQEVDVAFVVLFSGLGLTSLAVALVCNTISGLTLVLARFRRRLGSHHSAKSHDIEMVVQLVGIMVTSCICWSPLLIFGLMSVIRSYTGSIGEDLSSYKTLMVMGVRLATWNQILDPWVYILLRRTVLRKIYLIAKCQAGLRGNILGRWEPTSFHSSEKKQVNQV from the exons ATGTTAGCTCTGAGCCACTACAACTCCTCCGCCTCCCCGCTCTTCCCTCGTTTCTCTAATGACAGCGGAGGGAAGGTGGAGGCCATGGTGGCTGTTGAAGGGCTGTCGCAGCAGGGAAACCTCACCTTGGTGCAACCCACCACCAGTGGTGTCATTGTCGTCATACTGTCCATGACACTGGGCATCATCTCCAACATTGTGGCCCTCTTCATCCTGGCCAATGCCTACTCCCTCCAGCGCCGGCGCACCAAAGCCACATTCCTTCTGTTTGCCACTTCACTGGTGGTCACAGACTTCTTTGGCCACGTGATCCCTGGTGCCCTGGTTCTCCGACTCTACCTCTACGGAGGTGTGCACCCCAACTCCTCGGATAGGATGTGTCAGTTCCTGGGTGGCAGCATGGTGTTCTTTGGCCTGTGCCCACTCTTCATGGGCTCTGCCATGGCTGCTGAGCGCTGCCTGGGTGTCACGAAGCCTCTGCTGCACTCATCCCTGGTCACCAAAACCCGCACAAAGatctgcctgtctgtcatcTGGCTGGCAGCTCTGTGTGTGGCCATGCTGCCCTGCTTTCAGCTGGGCTCTTATACCTATCAGGACCCAGGGACCTGGTGTTTCATCCAAGTGCTCAGTGACACTCAGGAGGTGGATGTGGCGTTTGTGGTGCTGTTCTCTGGACTAGGTCTGACCTCGCTAGCTGTGGCGCTGGTGTGTAACACCATCAGTGGACTGACGCTGGTGCTCGCTCGGTTCAGGAGGCGGCTGGGCTCCCATCACTCAGCAAAGTCCCATGATATAGAGATGGTGGTGCAGCTGGTCGGCATCATGGTCACCTCGTGTATCTGCTGGAGCCCTCTGCTG ATCTTTGGCCTGATGTCGGTGATCCGCTCCTACACAGGATCTATTGGAGAGGACTTGTCCAGCTATAAAACTCTGATGGTGATGGGCGTGAGGCTGGCCACATGGAACCAGATCCTCGACCCCTGGGTGTACATCCTGCTGCGCCGCACCGTTCTCCGCAAAATCTACCTCATCGCCAAGTGCCAGGCAGGACTGAGGGGAAATATATTAGGCCGCTGGGAGCCAACCTCTTTTCACAGCTCAGAGAAGAAGCAAGTCAACCAAGTATGA